The proteins below are encoded in one region of Segatella copri:
- a CDS encoding MFS transporter gives MKQKPDLSFWKLWNLSFGFFGVQIAYALQSANISRIFATLGADPHNLSYFWILPPLMGILVQPIVGTLSDKTWCRFGRRIPYLFVGATIAVLVMCLLPNAGSLGLTVSGAMLFGLIALMFLDTSINMAMQPFKMLVGDMVNEKQKAKAYSIQSFLCNAGSVAGYIFPFLFTFLGIKNYAEKGVVPDSVIWSFYIGAAILILCVIYTTMKVKEWNPQQYAEYNEAKSEEGGVKNSNAEPSEDKAGWITLLRKAPSTFWKVGLVQFFCWAGFLYLWNYSTGAIAETVWNTTDPASEAFQEAGNWVGILFAVQAVGSVIWAVVLPQFKNTKVAYAVSLIIGGVGFALIPFLHDQYLQFIPFLMIGAGWAAMLAMPFTFVTNALQGYGHMGAYLGLFNGTICIPQIVAAICGGTILSLVGSRQSDMMIVAGILLIAGALSVSIIKDKKSE, from the coding sequence ATGAAACAAAAACCTGATTTAAGTTTCTGGAAGCTCTGGAACTTGAGCTTCGGATTTTTCGGAGTGCAGATTGCCTACGCCCTACAGAGCGCCAACATCTCCCGAATCTTTGCAACGTTGGGTGCTGACCCACACAACTTGAGTTATTTTTGGATTCTCCCTCCTCTGATGGGAATTCTGGTTCAGCCTATCGTGGGCACGTTGAGCGATAAGACGTGGTGCCGCTTCGGTCGCCGCATCCCTTATCTCTTTGTGGGTGCTACGATTGCCGTCCTGGTGATGTGCCTGCTCCCGAACGCCGGTTCGCTCGGACTGACCGTGAGCGGTGCGATGCTCTTCGGACTGATAGCGCTGATGTTCCTCGATACGAGCATCAACATGGCGATGCAGCCGTTCAAGATGCTGGTAGGCGATATGGTAAATGAAAAACAGAAGGCAAAGGCTTACTCTATCCAGAGTTTCCTCTGCAATGCCGGTTCTGTAGCCGGATATATCTTCCCGTTCCTCTTTACCTTCCTCGGTATCAAGAATTATGCTGAGAAGGGTGTGGTTCCTGATTCTGTCATCTGGTCGTTCTATATCGGTGCGGCTATCCTGATTCTCTGTGTTATCTACACCACAATGAAGGTGAAGGAGTGGAATCCACAGCAGTATGCGGAGTATAATGAAGCGAAGAGTGAAGAGGGAGGCGTGAAGAATTCTAATGCTGAGCCTTCTGAAGACAAGGCCGGTTGGATTACTTTGCTCCGCAAGGCGCCATCTACCTTCTGGAAGGTGGGACTGGTTCAGTTCTTCTGCTGGGCTGGTTTCCTTTATCTCTGGAATTATTCTACGGGAGCCATCGCTGAAACCGTATGGAATACGACCGATCCTGCTTCTGAAGCATTCCAGGAGGCAGGCAACTGGGTGGGCATTCTCTTTGCAGTTCAGGCGGTAGGTAGTGTTATCTGGGCTGTCGTTCTCCCTCAGTTTAAGAATACGAAGGTGGCATACGCTGTCAGCTTGATTATTGGTGGCGTGGGCTTTGCTCTCATTCCATTCCTGCACGACCAGTACTTGCAGTTTATCCCATTCCTGATGATTGGTGCCGGTTGGGCTGCTATGTTGGCGATGCCTTTCACCTTTGTTACCAATGCTTTGCAGGGATATGGTCACATGGGTGCTTATCTCGGTCTGTTTAACGGAACCATCTGTATCCCTCAGATTGTGGCTGCCATCTGCGGTGGAACTATCCTGAGTCTGGTGGGTTCTCGTCAGAGCGATATGATGATTGTGGCAGGTATCCTGCTGATTGCGGGTGCGCTGTCTGTGAGCATCATCAAGGATAAGAAATCAGAATAA
- a CDS encoding LacI family DNA-binding transcriptional regulator: MGDKETITMKDIARDLGVSVATVSRALKDSSRISTAQKERIQKYAREHNFFPNFLGEALRHNKVKPMKVIGVIVPQVVHYYFMSVLSGIEEEARARGYRVMVAQSNERYDKEVAICEDFYQNKVCGIIVSQAKDTKQYDHFEKLLQNGVPLIFYDRICTGVNCSRVVVDDYMGAFTAVTHMIDTGCKKIAFYGSPMNLEISKNRYNGYHDALVKHGLTENPDWVKICDDRANAEAITPDILIEEDRPDAFFAINDDTAIGILYTAKRMGFKVPEEISICGFTNGDRAKACDPMLTTVEQRGVAVGEEAANILIGQVEGSIPRDDVEKRVVRTRLVVRGTTR; this comes from the coding sequence ATGGGTGATAAAGAAACAATAACAATGAAAGATATTGCTCGCGATCTTGGCGTAAGTGTTGCCACAGTGAGCCGGGCATTGAAGGACAGTTCTCGTATCAGTACTGCCCAAAAGGAGCGTATTCAGAAATACGCGCGTGAACATAACTTCTTTCCTAATTTCCTGGGTGAAGCTTTAAGACATAATAAGGTGAAGCCGATGAAGGTGATTGGAGTTATTGTACCTCAGGTGGTACACTATTACTTCATGTCGGTGCTTTCGGGTATAGAGGAAGAGGCTAGAGCCAGAGGTTACCGTGTGATGGTGGCGCAGAGTAACGAGCGTTACGATAAGGAGGTGGCTATCTGTGAAGACTTCTATCAGAACAAGGTTTGTGGCATCATCGTTTCACAGGCGAAGGATACCAAGCAGTATGACCATTTCGAAAAACTGCTGCAGAATGGGGTGCCGCTCATCTTCTATGATAGAATATGTACGGGCGTGAACTGCTCGCGAGTGGTGGTAGATGACTATATGGGTGCCTTTACTGCCGTTACCCACATGATTGATACGGGCTGCAAGAAGATTGCCTTCTACGGCTCGCCGATGAATCTGGAAATCTCTAAGAACCGATATAACGGTTATCATGATGCGCTGGTAAAGCATGGTTTGACGGAGAACCCTGACTGGGTGAAGATTTGCGATGACCGTGCCAATGCCGAAGCAATAACGCCGGATATTCTGATAGAGGAAGATCGTCCGGATGCTTTCTTCGCCATCAATGATGATACGGCAATCGGCATCCTCTATACCGCCAAGCGGATGGGGTTCAAGGTGCCTGAAGAAATCAGCATCTGCGGATTCACCAATGGTGACCGTGCCAAGGCGTGCGACCCGATGCTTACTACGGTTGAGCAGCGAGGTGTTGCCGTAGGCGAGGAAGCTGCCAATATCCTGATTGGTCAGGTGGAAGGCTCCATCCCTAGAGATGATGTGGAGAAGAGAGTGGTGAGAACACGACTCGTGGTGAGAGGAACAACAAGATAA
- a CDS encoding SusF/SusE family outer membrane protein, translated as MKKIFKFMLLPAMVLPLLFTSCDDDRDSNPTLDLSHVAEEFVLNTPALAEKNTYDLSNAKKLNLTCSQPNYGGVPYGVKYYVQVSVDPNFVNDRNATHSELKTFYQRTKMEVDASEVNDAVIALFKAANPNGILPEEMPIYIRLRAVIGGTSNPNLGETFSNAITLPSVKAVYKVPDAKFTEKLYLTGSSIQTPWESWKAIPQVWGVPGKYYGVIYLPAGGEFQWGTKNNDNRGFSDIIGGINDEANAGITEGEKNRIKAANAGWYTLLFEGKITEDKKDIIWTLSIYPTKVYLFGGCMKQTCDPWVFDENFAFKAPSNPSGKWESPAFLASAELRAAVKVGDLDWYRTEFTFNIKNGELFWRKNDIPENWAKTEGADYSVTTTEGQKLYIDLDNYKAEVK; from the coding sequence ATGAAAAAAATATTCAAATTCATGTTGCTGCCAGCAATGGTTCTCCCTTTGCTTTTTACATCATGTGATGATGACAGAGACAGCAACCCTACATTGGACTTGAGTCATGTCGCAGAGGAATTTGTATTGAATACTCCTGCACTTGCAGAAAAAAATACATACGATCTCTCCAATGCAAAAAAATTGAACCTGACATGTTCTCAACCAAATTATGGAGGAGTACCCTACGGAGTGAAATACTATGTACAGGTATCTGTCGATCCAAATTTCGTAAACGACCGTAATGCCACCCACTCAGAATTAAAGACATTCTACCAGAGAACAAAAATGGAGGTGGATGCATCTGAGGTAAATGATGCGGTAATAGCTCTTTTCAAGGCAGCTAATCCTAACGGAATACTTCCTGAAGAAATGCCTATTTACATTCGTCTCCGTGCTGTTATTGGCGGTACAAGCAATCCAAATTTGGGAGAAACCTTCTCGAATGCAATTACCTTGCCTTCTGTAAAAGCAGTCTATAAAGTTCCTGATGCTAAGTTTACAGAAAAGCTTTACTTGACAGGTAGTTCTATTCAGACACCATGGGAAAGCTGGAAAGCAATTCCTCAGGTATGGGGTGTACCAGGTAAGTATTATGGCGTTATCTACCTGCCAGCAGGTGGTGAATTCCAGTGGGGTACAAAGAACAACGATAATCGTGGTTTTAGCGACATCATTGGAGGAATCAACGATGAAGCCAACGCTGGTATTACAGAAGGTGAGAAGAACAGAATCAAGGCTGCTAACGCAGGTTGGTACACCCTCTTGTTCGAAGGTAAAATCACAGAAGACAAGAAGGACATCATTTGGACACTGTCTATCTACCCAACAAAGGTTTATCTCTTTGGTGGTTGTATGAAGCAGACCTGTGATCCTTGGGTATTTGATGAGAATTTTGCGTTTAAAGCTCCAAGCAATCCAAGCGGCAAATGGGAATCACCTGCATTCCTTGCAAGCGCAGAACTTCGTGCTGCTGTTAAGGTTGGCGATTTAGACTGGTATCGTACAGAGTTCACCTTTAACATAAAGAACGGAGAATTGTTCTGGCGTAAAAATGATATACCTGAAAACTGGGCTAAAACGGAAGGAGCTGATTACTCAGTAACGACCACCGAAGGTCAGAAGTTGTATATCGACTTGGATAATTATAAAGCAGAAGTTAAATAA
- a CDS encoding SusC/RagA family TonB-linked outer membrane protein has product MKQVKIKLPLRALTLASGLLLTVSSFAQSNAIKGHVKDASGEPIMGATITVNGKAVGITDMDGNFSVDAAPGANLTFTYLGMTPKTIKATSNMMITLVDDQKSLNEVVVIGYGRAKKNDLTGSVTAIKPDEMSKGITSSASDMLVGKIAGVDVQTGGGQPGTGAQIRIRGGASLNASNDPLYVIDGLAIDNNTNKGMSNVLAMINPNDIESFTVLKDASATAIYGSRASNGVIIITTKKGRSGQKPSVTYNGDVTLSTIQKKYEVMNASEYKQALTNLGIDTNGLGTADTDWQDEIFRTAISTNHNVSIQGGLKNMPYRVSLGFEDNNGIVKTTWMKRFNTSINVAPTFLDKHLNVNFTAKYMFEKDRYAKVGDAIGGALTMDPTQSVYGDGDIYKFVGGYYQYMQAAKDISDPNWTSIAKTQVPQNPVAVLNNYKCIAKSNDISGNLEVDYKIHGFEDLHLHAAIGAQYTDGKQDENISKYSFSNNYYGYIGYDHAYKYSIEGKAFAEYAHKFGVHDIDIMAGAEQSHYHRTGYNYGTGTDEYLKANNPIYEETEGKWNYEHDPVSKDDEMWRTHNSLVSYFGRLNYNLLDRYLFTATFRADGSSRFRKGKKWGYFPAAAFAWKINNEPFLKDAKWLDELKLRLGWGKTGQQNGIDDFYYSTLYRVSNGYAQYPFGDKYYQTLRPTASNPDLTWEKTTTYNAGLDFTALNGRFGVNVDGYYRKTTDLLASVAIAGGTNFGDQLLKNIGSLENYGIELAFNVKPIVTKDFIWDVTYNVGWNHNEITELEAGLQDWVWTGDKVSRGNNTKIQVNKVGQPINSFYVYQQIYDENGKPIEGAYVDRNGNGTIDDDDRYCYKSPAPDVIMGFTTKFIYKNWDFSAAFHASFGNYVYYDFLNDKAVLADINKDGLYRNTTTEAVNLGFTGKTSNATNTSDYFVRNASYLKCSNMTLGYSFPALIKVGAEKICNGRIFFTVQNPFIITKYKGIDPEVSSGIDNNPYPRPISFQLGLNLNF; this is encoded by the coding sequence ATGAAGCAGGTAAAAATTAAATTGCCTCTCAGAGCGTTGACCCTAGCAAGCGGTCTGCTTCTGACGGTGAGTTCCTTTGCGCAGAGTAATGCAATTAAGGGACATGTGAAGGATGCTTCTGGTGAGCCTATCATGGGTGCTACCATTACAGTTAACGGTAAGGCAGTGGGCATTACCGACATGGATGGTAACTTCTCAGTTGATGCAGCGCCAGGTGCCAATCTTACTTTCACCTATCTTGGAATGACACCAAAAACAATCAAAGCAACATCTAACATGATGATTACCTTGGTTGACGACCAGAAGTCTTTGAACGAGGTCGTTGTCATTGGTTATGGTCGCGCTAAGAAGAACGACTTGACTGGTTCTGTTACAGCTATCAAGCCTGATGAGATGTCAAAGGGTATCACAAGCAGTGCCTCTGATATGTTGGTAGGTAAGATTGCCGGTGTAGATGTACAGACTGGTGGCGGTCAACCTGGTACCGGTGCACAGATTCGTATCCGTGGTGGTGCCTCTCTGAATGCTTCCAACGACCCTCTCTATGTCATCGATGGTTTGGCTATTGACAACAATACCAACAAGGGTATGAGTAACGTCTTGGCTATGATCAACCCTAACGATATCGAGAGCTTCACCGTATTGAAAGATGCTTCTGCTACAGCTATTTACGGTTCCCGTGCTTCTAATGGTGTCATCATCATTACAACCAAGAAGGGACGTTCTGGCCAGAAACCATCTGTTACCTATAATGGCGATGTAACATTGTCTACCATCCAGAAGAAATATGAGGTAATGAATGCCAGCGAATACAAGCAGGCTCTTACCAATCTGGGTATTGACACTAACGGTTTGGGAACTGCCGATACCGACTGGCAGGATGAGATTTTCCGCACAGCTATCTCTACCAATCACAACGTCAGCATTCAGGGCGGTCTGAAGAACATGCCTTATCGTGTCAGCTTAGGTTTCGAAGATAACAACGGTATCGTTAAGACCACTTGGATGAAGCGTTTCAATACATCTATCAACGTTGCTCCTACTTTCCTTGACAAGCACTTGAACGTTAACTTCACAGCGAAGTATATGTTCGAGAAGGATCGTTATGCAAAGGTTGGTGATGCCATCGGTGGCGCACTTACCATGGACCCTACACAGTCTGTATACGGAGATGGTGACATTTACAAATTCGTTGGTGGATATTACCAGTACATGCAGGCCGCAAAAGATATCAGCGATCCTAATTGGACAAGTATAGCCAAGACTCAGGTTCCACAGAATCCAGTGGCAGTTCTCAACAACTACAAATGCATCGCCAAGTCTAATGATATTTCTGGAAACCTTGAGGTAGACTACAAGATTCATGGTTTCGAAGACTTGCATTTGCATGCTGCCATCGGTGCCCAGTATACAGATGGTAAGCAGGATGAGAATATTTCCAAGTATTCTTTCTCCAACAATTACTATGGATATATTGGCTATGACCACGCCTATAAATATAGCATTGAAGGCAAAGCTTTTGCAGAATATGCACACAAGTTTGGTGTTCATGACATCGACATCATGGCAGGTGCAGAGCAGAGCCACTACCACAGAACAGGTTATAACTACGGAACAGGTACCGATGAGTACTTGAAAGCGAACAATCCTATCTATGAAGAGACAGAAGGCAAGTGGAATTACGAGCATGACCCAGTAAGCAAAGATGACGAAATGTGGAGAACCCACAACTCTCTGGTATCTTACTTCGGACGTCTTAACTACAACTTGCTCGATCGATATTTGTTTACAGCTACATTCCGTGCCGATGGTTCTTCTCGCTTCAGAAAGGGTAAGAAGTGGGGTTACTTCCCAGCAGCAGCCTTTGCATGGAAGATCAACAACGAGCCTTTCCTGAAGGATGCAAAATGGCTCGATGAATTGAAACTCCGTTTGGGTTGGGGTAAGACCGGTCAGCAGAATGGTATTGATGACTTCTACTATTCTACTCTGTATAGAGTCAGCAATGGTTATGCACAGTATCCATTCGGTGATAAATATTACCAGACATTACGCCCAACAGCAAGCAATCCTGACTTGACATGGGAAAAGACAACAACTTATAATGCAGGTCTCGACTTCACAGCTCTCAATGGTCGTTTCGGTGTAAATGTAGATGGTTACTATCGTAAGACTACCGACCTTTTGGCAAGCGTTGCCATTGCCGGTGGTACAAACTTTGGTGACCAACTTCTGAAGAACATCGGTTCTTTGGAGAACTATGGTATTGAGTTGGCATTCAACGTTAAGCCTATCGTTACCAAGGACTTCATTTGGGACGTAACTTACAATGTAGGATGGAACCACAACGAAATCACCGAATTGGAAGCAGGTTTGCAAGATTGGGTATGGACAGGCGACAAGGTATCTCGTGGTAACAACACCAAGATTCAGGTAAACAAGGTTGGCCAGCCAATCAATTCATTCTATGTTTACCAGCAAATTTACGATGAGAACGGCAAGCCTATCGAGGGTGCTTATGTTGACCGTAACGGAAATGGTACAATAGATGATGATGACCGTTATTGCTACAAGAGCCCAGCTCCTGATGTCATCATGGGTTTCACTACCAAGTTCATCTATAAGAACTGGGACTTCAGTGCAGCCTTCCATGCTTCTTTCGGCAACTATGTATACTACGACTTCTTGAATGATAAGGCTGTTCTTGCCGACATCAACAAAGATGGTCTCTACAGAAATACAACAACAGAAGCTGTCAATCTTGGTTTTACGGGTAAAACTTCCAATGCGACTAACACGAGCGACTATTTCGTACGCAATGCTTCTTACCTGAAGTGTAGCAACATGACATTGGGTTACAGTTTCCCTGCCTTGATTAAGGTTGGTGCAGAGAAGATTTGCAATGGACGCATCTTCTTCACAGTCCAGAATCCATTCATCATTACCAAGTATAAGGGTATCGACCCTGAGGTAAGCAGCGGTATCGACAATAATCCTTACCCACGTCCAATAAGCTTCCAGCTTGGTTTGAATCTTAACTTCTAA
- a CDS encoding 4-alpha-glucanotransferase — translation MTVQFNIEYKAMFGEQIVVNIQTEEGELKLPLETTDGERWACDWCVESPEKSYTYYYSVEREGKAVKTEWLMIKHQLDVNAKKAAVYTLYDHWKVMPEDAYLYSSAFTDCINHQVPQEMKPETGSKIVRLIVRAPQLRDGERLGVLGADKALGAWDVQKILPMTQHTYNEWVADIDAAHLEGSHLEFKFVAFRNTKNDFLWEASMNRTVDLPEMKAGELVSYELDQAFFALYNRKLAGTLVPVFSLRTRKSAGIGDFGDLKVMIDFVASTGQKVLQLLPINDTTITHTWTDSYPYSCISVFAIHPQYANLHALPELKDAKARAEAEKTRAELNALDKIDYEKVNDFKINYLRQIFNQEGEKMMKTAEYKAFFQDTKQWLVPYAQYSYLRDKNGTADFNQWPDLQVWDEAERKALTDPKTAAYKNVAFFYFVQFVLDRQMQEAHEHAKAKGVILKGDIPIGVNRNGCDVWMEPKYFNLNGQAGAPPDDFSANGQNWGFPTYNWFEMLKDGCQWWNRRFQNMARYFDAYRIDHVLGFFRIWEIPVSSVHGLLGQFAPALAMSREEIESYGLHFQDDRFTRPFITDWVLDRVFHERAGEVKEKYLDRLDDERYQMKPEVDTQRKVEALFADVTDEKELWLRDGLYALISDVLFVRDHTNPGVFHPRISAQLDFIYESLYDNDKAAFNRLYNDYFYRRNNQFWYQEAMKKLPKLVQATRMLVCAEDLGMVPDCVPWVMDELKILSLELQSMPKDPSVKFGHLSRNPYRSVCTISSHDMPTLRMWWDENIQRTQEYYNTMLYRQGPAPHPLPGWLASDIISRHLTSPSMLCILSIQDWLATDEALRLPDANAERINIPANPKHYWRYRMHLNIEDLAADKRFVQNITEMISQSGRV, via the coding sequence ATGACAGTACAGTTTAATATTGAATATAAAGCAATGTTCGGCGAACAGATCGTCGTAAACATTCAGACGGAGGAAGGTGAACTGAAACTTCCTCTCGAGACAACAGATGGTGAAAGATGGGCATGCGACTGGTGTGTTGAATCACCAGAAAAATCGTATACCTATTATTATAGTGTAGAACGTGAAGGAAAAGCAGTCAAGACCGAATGGCTTATGATTAAGCATCAGCTCGATGTAAATGCCAAGAAGGCTGCGGTTTATACCCTTTACGATCATTGGAAGGTTATGCCTGAGGATGCTTACCTCTACAGCAGTGCCTTTACCGATTGCATCAATCATCAGGTTCCACAGGAGATGAAGCCGGAAACGGGCAGCAAGATTGTGCGTCTGATAGTCCGTGCTCCTCAGCTTCGCGATGGTGAGCGTCTGGGTGTATTGGGTGCAGATAAAGCATTGGGCGCTTGGGATGTGCAGAAGATTCTTCCGATGACTCAGCATACCTATAATGAATGGGTGGCTGATATTGATGCGGCTCATCTTGAGGGCAGTCATCTGGAGTTTAAGTTCGTAGCTTTCAGAAATACGAAGAACGATTTTCTCTGGGAAGCCAGCATGAACAGAACCGTGGATTTGCCGGAGATGAAGGCAGGTGAGTTGGTATCTTATGAACTCGACCAGGCTTTCTTCGCTCTGTATAACCGCAAACTTGCCGGAACGCTGGTGCCTGTGTTCTCATTGCGTACCAGAAAGAGTGCCGGTATCGGTGACTTCGGTGATCTGAAGGTCATGATAGATTTTGTGGCTTCTACCGGTCAGAAGGTGCTCCAGCTCCTTCCTATCAATGATACCACCATCACTCATACATGGACCGACAGTTATCCATATAGCTGCATCAGCGTCTTCGCCATTCATCCGCAGTATGCCAACCTTCATGCTCTTCCTGAGTTGAAGGATGCAAAGGCTCGTGCTGAGGCTGAGAAGACACGTGCTGAGTTGAACGCACTGGATAAGATAGACTACGAAAAGGTAAATGATTTCAAGATAAATTACTTGCGCCAAATCTTCAATCAGGAAGGTGAAAAGATGATGAAGACAGCCGAATACAAGGCTTTCTTCCAGGATACTAAACAGTGGTTGGTTCCTTACGCCCAGTATTCATACCTGCGTGATAAGAATGGTACGGCTGATTTCAACCAGTGGCCAGATCTTCAGGTATGGGATGAGGCTGAACGCAAGGCACTTACCGACCCTAAGACTGCAGCTTACAAGAACGTGGCGTTCTTCTATTTCGTACAGTTCGTACTGGACCGCCAGATGCAGGAGGCTCACGAGCATGCCAAGGCTAAGGGCGTTATTTTGAAGGGTGATATTCCAATCGGCGTAAACCGCAATGGTTGCGATGTATGGATGGAACCAAAATACTTCAACCTCAATGGTCAGGCGGGTGCTCCACCTGATGACTTCTCTGCCAATGGTCAGAACTGGGGATTCCCTACCTATAACTGGTTTGAGATGCTGAAGGATGGCTGCCAGTGGTGGAACCGCCGTTTCCAGAACATGGCAAGATATTTTGATGCTTACCGCATCGACCACGTATTGGGTTTCTTCCGTATCTGGGAGATTCCGGTAAGCAGCGTGCATGGTCTGCTCGGACAGTTTGCACCTGCGCTCGCCATGAGCCGTGAAGAGATAGAAAGCTATGGTTTGCACTTCCAGGATGACCGTTTTACCCGTCCGTTCATTACTGATTGGGTATTGGACCGTGTGTTCCATGAGCGTGCCGGCGAGGTAAAGGAGAAGTATCTCGACCGTCTGGATGACGAGCGTTATCAGATGAAGCCTGAGGTAGATACCCAGCGCAAGGTAGAGGCTCTCTTTGCTGATGTAACAGATGAGAAGGAACTTTGGCTGCGTGATGGCTTGTATGCCCTGATCAGTGATGTACTCTTCGTACGTGATCATACCAACCCTGGCGTCTTCCATCCACGTATCTCAGCCCAGCTTGACTTTATCTACGAGTCGCTCTATGATAATGACAAGGCTGCATTCAACCGTCTTTACAATGACTACTTCTATCGCCGCAACAACCAGTTTTGGTATCAGGAGGCGATGAAGAAGTTGCCTAAGCTGGTTCAGGCTACCCGCATGCTGGTTTGTGCCGAAGACCTCGGCATGGTGCCAGACTGTGTGCCTTGGGTAATGGACGAGTTGAAGATATTGAGTCTGGAACTCCAGAGCATGCCAAAGGATCCATCGGTTAAGTTCGGACATCTGAGCCGTAATCCATACCGTTCTGTATGTACCATTTCCAGCCATGATATGCCTACTCTGCGCATGTGGTGGGATGAGAATATCCAGCGTACCCAGGAGTATTACAATACGATGCTCTACCGTCAGGGACCAGCACCTCATCCACTCCCAGGCTGGTTGGCTAGTGACATCATCAGCCGCCATCTCACCTCTCCATCCATGCTCTGCATATTGAGCATCCAGGACTGGTTGGCTACCGATGAGGCTCTCCGTCTGCCAGATGCCAATGCCGAGCGTATCAATATCCCGGCTAATCCAAAGCATTACTGGCGTTACCGCATGCACCTCAACATAGAGGATCTGGCTGCTGACAAGCGTTTCGTGCAGAATATCACAGAGATGATTTCGCAGTCTGGAAGAGTCTAA
- the susD gene encoding starch-binding outer membrane lipoprotein SusD encodes MKKILIKTAMAGMLCMGFVSCADELNIKSVDPHNYPTYSVEGLLAKQYATLGLTGQKGPAGIADLSCDEGESGFIRTVFNLEELMTDETLWAWQENDGIAPITNMNWTKDNVRINWAYQRLIFDITLYNQFITEQTGKLSDDQIAEVRFLRALNYYYFLDLFRKAPFKDTFDDSLPVEKTGKDLYEWIDKELTTIEPMMAEVGAYNNSENFGRADRGAAYALHARLALNSAVYTNGQVKDYQKAIDYCDKIIDGEGKDKYALCRNEKNGYSGYQQLFMGDNDCNPEAMKEIIFPIRQDGVKTRSYAGTSYLVNATSIAGMPYASTSDSWKCLFARVDLVKKFFPNGDIPKADKADLVANADRDKIIAKDKEKKFSTADVIAQAKDDRALFYMGIGGCDDKVRTLTPGDAITSPLNGASIVKWSNTHADGTPQHHQNYSDTDFPLFRLAEIYLTRAEAKYRLNGSQDGLADINLVQDRANREVKATSVDETTLIDEWCREFYMEGRRRSDLVRFGLFTGSKYLWNFKGGVADGTGIEAHYDIYPIPGNETKNNPNMTQNPKY; translated from the coding sequence ATGAAAAAAATATTGATTAAGACTGCAATGGCAGGTATGTTGTGCATGGGCTTTGTCTCTTGCGCAGACGAACTGAACATCAAGTCTGTTGACCCACATAATTACCCAACATACTCAGTAGAGGGGCTCTTGGCTAAGCAGTATGCTACTCTTGGCCTTACAGGTCAGAAAGGTCCTGCAGGTATAGCAGACTTGAGTTGCGATGAAGGTGAAAGCGGATTTATCCGTACAGTGTTCAACTTAGAAGAGTTGATGACAGACGAAACTCTGTGGGCTTGGCAGGAGAATGATGGTATCGCTCCAATTACCAACATGAACTGGACCAAGGATAATGTACGTATCAACTGGGCATACCAGCGTCTGATTTTCGACATTACCTTGTACAATCAGTTTATCACAGAGCAGACAGGAAAACTGAGTGACGACCAAATTGCAGAGGTTCGTTTTCTCCGTGCATTGAACTACTATTATTTCCTTGACCTCTTCCGCAAGGCTCCTTTCAAGGATACCTTCGACGATTCTCTCCCTGTAGAGAAGACAGGCAAGGATCTCTACGAGTGGATAGACAAAGAGTTGACTACCATCGAACCAATGATGGCTGAGGTTGGTGCTTATAACAATTCTGAGAATTTCGGACGTGCTGACCGTGGTGCAGCTTATGCGCTGCATGCCCGTCTGGCTCTTAACTCTGCCGTTTATACCAATGGTCAGGTGAAGGATTACCAGAAGGCTATCGATTATTGCGACAAGATTATCGATGGTGAAGGCAAAGATAAATACGCACTTTGCCGTAATGAGAAGAATGGCTACAGTGGTTATCAGCAGTTGTTCATGGGTGACAATGACTGCAACCCAGAAGCAATGAAGGAAATCATCTTCCCTATCCGTCAGGATGGTGTTAAGACTCGTTCTTATGCAGGTACTTCTTACCTCGTAAATGCGACCAGCATAGCAGGCATGCCTTACGCAAGTACAAGTGATTCCTGGAAATGTCTGTTTGCCCGTGTAGACTTGGTAAAGAAGTTCTTCCCTAATGGGGATATTCCTAAGGCAGACAAAGCGGATCTCGTAGCTAATGCTGATAGAGACAAGATTATTGCAAAGGATAAAGAGAAGAAATTCAGTACAGCAGATGTTATAGCACAGGCAAAAGACGATCGTGCCCTCTTCTATATGGGTATAGGTGGCTGTGACGACAAAGTACGTACTCTGACACCAGGCGATGCCATAACAAGTCCTCTGAATGGAGCATCTATCGTAAAGTGGAGCAACACCCACGCAGATGGTACACCACAGCATCACCAGAACTATTCAGACACAGACTTCCCATTGTTCCGCTTGGCAGAAATCTATCTGACCCGTGCAGAGGCTAAGTACCGCCTCAATGGTAGCCAGGACGGTTTGGCTGACATCAATTTGGTTCAGGATCGTGCCAACCGTGAAGTAAAGGCAACATCAGTAGATGAGACGACTCTTATCGACGAATGGTGCCGTGAGTTCTACATGGAAGGCCGCCGCCGTTCAGACTTGGTTCGCTTTGGATTGTTCACAGGTTCTAAGTATCTCTGGAATTTCAAGGGCGGTGTAGCTGATGGAACTGGTATTGAGGCTCACTATGACATCTATCCTATTCCAGGCAATGAGACAAAGAACAACCCTAACATGACGCAGAACCCAAAATACTAA